One genomic window of Cyprinus carpio isolate SPL01 chromosome A23, ASM1834038v1, whole genome shotgun sequence includes the following:
- the LOC109051313 gene encoding transcriptional enhancer factor TEF-5-like isoform X1, with translation MDKAGMDGDAEGVWSPDIEQSFQEALAIYPPCGRRKIILSDEGKMYGRNELIARYIKLRTGKTRTRKQVSSHLQVLARRKSREIQSKLKAMNLDQASKDKALQNMAALSSAQIVSASVMKSQLPPLHQHPYPPPARFWPSPIPGQPGPSQDIKPFAPSPYSTLQPPLPTPISSYEQLPTPHPPSATAVPVWQDRTIASSKLRMLEYSAFMELQRDPDTYSKHLFVHIAQTNPSYTDPLLEAVDIRQIYDKFPEKKGGLKDLYEKGPQNAFFLVKFWADLNSSNVQDGAGSFYGVSSQYSSAENMTITVSTKVCSFGKQVVEKVETEYARVEGGRYIYRIHRSPMCEYMINFIHKLKHLPEKYMMNSVLENFTILQVVTNRDTQETLLCIAFVFEVSTSHHGAQYHVYRLVKD, from the exons ATGGACAAGGCCGGAATGGACGGCGATGCGGAGGGCGTCTGGAGCCCTGACATCGAACAGAGTTTCCAGGAGGCTCTGGCCATTTATCCCCCCTGTGGGCGCAGAAAGATCATCCTTTCAGACGAAGGCAAAATGTATG GTCGTAATGAGCTGATAGCAAGATACATAAAACTGCGGACTGGAAAAACCCGGACTCGAAAACAG GTGTCTAGCCATCTGCAGGTTCTTGCGCGGAGAAAGTCTCGCGAGATTCAGTCTAAGCTGAAG GCCATGAACTTG GATCAGGCTTCCAAAGACAAAGCCCTGCAGAACATGGCCGCTCTTTCCTCCGCTCAGATCGTTTCTGCCAGTGTGATGaagagtcagctgcctcctcttCATCAGCACCCCTATCCTCCTCCAGCCCGG TTTTGGCCCAGCCCCATCCCAGGACAGCCTGGACCTTCTCAGGA CATCAAACCCTTTGCACCGAGTCCGTACTCCACCCTTCAGCCTCCACTGCCTACACCCATATCAA GTTATGAGCAGTTACCCACCCCGCACCCCCCGAGCGCCACTGCTGTGCCTGTGTGGCAGGACCGGACCATTGCCTCCTCTAAACTCCGCATGCTGGAGTACTCTGCCTTCATGGAGCTCCAGAGAGACCCTGACACT TACAGCAAGCACCTGTTTGTCCACATCGCCCAGACAAACCCCTCGTACACAGATCCTCTCCTGGAGGCCGTAGACATCCGTCAGATCTACGACAAGTTTCCAGAGAAGAAGGGGGGGCTGAAGGATCTGTATGAGAAAGGCCCTCAGAACGCCTTCTTTCTGGTCAAATTCTGG GCTGATCTGAACAGCAGTAATGTTCAGGATGGTGCAGGCTCGTTCTATGGGGTCAGCAGTCAGTACAGCAGCGCTGAAAACATGACCATCACTGTCTCCACTAAAGTCTGTTCTTTTGGGAAGCAGGTGGTAGAGAAAGTCGAG ACAGAGTATGCGCGTGTGGAGGGCGGGAGGTACATTTACCGGATCCATCGCTCACCCATGTGTGAATACATGATCAACTTCATCCATAAACTCAAACACCTGCCAGAGAAATACATGATGAACAGCGTCCTGGAGAACTTCACTATACTGCAG GTTGtcacaaacagagacacacaagAGACTTTGCTTTGCATTGCGTTCGTGTTTGAGGTGTCTACAAGTCACCACGGAGCACAGTATCACGTTTACAGACTAGTCAAGGACTGA
- the LOC109051313 gene encoding transcriptional enhancer factor TEF-5-like isoform X2, producing MDKAGMDGDAEGVWSPDIEQSFQEALAIYPPCGRRKIILSDEGKMYGRNELIARYIKLRTGKTRTRKQVSSHIQVLARKKMREYQAGIKAMNLDQASKDKALQNMAALSSAQIVSASVMKSQLPPLHQHPYPPPARFWPSPIPGQPGPSQDIKPFAPSPYSTLQPPLPTPISSYEQLPTPHPPSATAVPVWQDRTIASSKLRMLEYSAFMELQRDPDTYSKHLFVHIAQTNPSYTDPLLEAVDIRQIYDKFPEKKGGLKDLYEKGPQNAFFLVKFWADLNSSNVQDGAGSFYGVSSQYSSAENMTITVSTKVCSFGKQVVEKVETEYARVEGGRYIYRIHRSPMCEYMINFIHKLKHLPEKYMMNSVLENFTILQVVTNRDTQETLLCIAFVFEVSTSHHGAQYHVYRLVKD from the exons ATGGACAAGGCCGGAATGGACGGCGATGCGGAGGGCGTCTGGAGCCCTGACATCGAACAGAGTTTCCAGGAGGCTCTGGCCATTTATCCCCCCTGTGGGCGCAGAAAGATCATCCTTTCAGACGAAGGCAAAATGTATG GTCGTAATGAGCTGATAGCAAGATACATAAAACTGCGGACTGGAAAAACCCGGACTCGAAAACAG GTGTCTAGTCACATACAGGTGTTAGCCAGGAAGAAAATGCGGGAATATCAAGCAGGCATTAAG GCCATGAACTTG GATCAGGCTTCCAAAGACAAAGCCCTGCAGAACATGGCCGCTCTTTCCTCCGCTCAGATCGTTTCTGCCAGTGTGATGaagagtcagctgcctcctcttCATCAGCACCCCTATCCTCCTCCAGCCCGG TTTTGGCCCAGCCCCATCCCAGGACAGCCTGGACCTTCTCAGGA CATCAAACCCTTTGCACCGAGTCCGTACTCCACCCTTCAGCCTCCACTGCCTACACCCATATCAA GTTATGAGCAGTTACCCACCCCGCACCCCCCGAGCGCCACTGCTGTGCCTGTGTGGCAGGACCGGACCATTGCCTCCTCTAAACTCCGCATGCTGGAGTACTCTGCCTTCATGGAGCTCCAGAGAGACCCTGACACT TACAGCAAGCACCTGTTTGTCCACATCGCCCAGACAAACCCCTCGTACACAGATCCTCTCCTGGAGGCCGTAGACATCCGTCAGATCTACGACAAGTTTCCAGAGAAGAAGGGGGGGCTGAAGGATCTGTATGAGAAAGGCCCTCAGAACGCCTTCTTTCTGGTCAAATTCTGG GCTGATCTGAACAGCAGTAATGTTCAGGATGGTGCAGGCTCGTTCTATGGGGTCAGCAGTCAGTACAGCAGCGCTGAAAACATGACCATCACTGTCTCCACTAAAGTCTGTTCTTTTGGGAAGCAGGTGGTAGAGAAAGTCGAG ACAGAGTATGCGCGTGTGGAGGGCGGGAGGTACATTTACCGGATCCATCGCTCACCCATGTGTGAATACATGATCAACTTCATCCATAAACTCAAACACCTGCCAGAGAAATACATGATGAACAGCGTCCTGGAGAACTTCACTATACTGCAG GTTGtcacaaacagagacacacaagAGACTTTGCTTTGCATTGCGTTCGTGTTTGAGGTGTCTACAAGTCACCACGGAGCACAGTATCACGTTTACAGACTAGTCAAGGACTGA
- the LOC109051313 gene encoding transcriptional enhancer factor TEF-5-like isoform X3, with protein MDKAGMDGDAEGVWSPDIEQSFQEALAIYPPCGRRKIILSDEGKMYGRNELIARYIKLRTGKTRTRKQVSSHLQVLARRKSREIQSKLKDQASKDKALQNMAALSSAQIVSASVMKSQLPPLHQHPYPPPARFWPSPIPGQPGPSQDIKPFAPSPYSTLQPPLPTPISSYEQLPTPHPPSATAVPVWQDRTIASSKLRMLEYSAFMELQRDPDTYSKHLFVHIAQTNPSYTDPLLEAVDIRQIYDKFPEKKGGLKDLYEKGPQNAFFLVKFWADLNSSNVQDGAGSFYGVSSQYSSAENMTITVSTKVCSFGKQVVEKVETEYARVEGGRYIYRIHRSPMCEYMINFIHKLKHLPEKYMMNSVLENFTILQVVTNRDTQETLLCIAFVFEVSTSHHGAQYHVYRLVKD; from the exons ATGGACAAGGCCGGAATGGACGGCGATGCGGAGGGCGTCTGGAGCCCTGACATCGAACAGAGTTTCCAGGAGGCTCTGGCCATTTATCCCCCCTGTGGGCGCAGAAAGATCATCCTTTCAGACGAAGGCAAAATGTATG GTCGTAATGAGCTGATAGCAAGATACATAAAACTGCGGACTGGAAAAACCCGGACTCGAAAACAG GTGTCTAGCCATCTGCAGGTTCTTGCGCGGAGAAAGTCTCGCGAGATTCAGTCTAAGCTGAAG GATCAGGCTTCCAAAGACAAAGCCCTGCAGAACATGGCCGCTCTTTCCTCCGCTCAGATCGTTTCTGCCAGTGTGATGaagagtcagctgcctcctcttCATCAGCACCCCTATCCTCCTCCAGCCCGG TTTTGGCCCAGCCCCATCCCAGGACAGCCTGGACCTTCTCAGGA CATCAAACCCTTTGCACCGAGTCCGTACTCCACCCTTCAGCCTCCACTGCCTACACCCATATCAA GTTATGAGCAGTTACCCACCCCGCACCCCCCGAGCGCCACTGCTGTGCCTGTGTGGCAGGACCGGACCATTGCCTCCTCTAAACTCCGCATGCTGGAGTACTCTGCCTTCATGGAGCTCCAGAGAGACCCTGACACT TACAGCAAGCACCTGTTTGTCCACATCGCCCAGACAAACCCCTCGTACACAGATCCTCTCCTGGAGGCCGTAGACATCCGTCAGATCTACGACAAGTTTCCAGAGAAGAAGGGGGGGCTGAAGGATCTGTATGAGAAAGGCCCTCAGAACGCCTTCTTTCTGGTCAAATTCTGG GCTGATCTGAACAGCAGTAATGTTCAGGATGGTGCAGGCTCGTTCTATGGGGTCAGCAGTCAGTACAGCAGCGCTGAAAACATGACCATCACTGTCTCCACTAAAGTCTGTTCTTTTGGGAAGCAGGTGGTAGAGAAAGTCGAG ACAGAGTATGCGCGTGTGGAGGGCGGGAGGTACATTTACCGGATCCATCGCTCACCCATGTGTGAATACATGATCAACTTCATCCATAAACTCAAACACCTGCCAGAGAAATACATGATGAACAGCGTCCTGGAGAACTTCACTATACTGCAG GTTGtcacaaacagagacacacaagAGACTTTGCTTTGCATTGCGTTCGTGTTTGAGGTGTCTACAAGTCACCACGGAGCACAGTATCACGTTTACAGACTAGTCAAGGACTGA
- the LOC109051313 gene encoding transcriptional enhancer factor TEF-5-like isoform X4: protein MDKAGMDGDAEGVWSPDIEQSFQEALAIYPPCGRRKIILSDEGKMYGRNELIARYIKLRTGKTRTRKQVSSHIQVLARKKMREYQAGIKDQASKDKALQNMAALSSAQIVSASVMKSQLPPLHQHPYPPPARFWPSPIPGQPGPSQDIKPFAPSPYSTLQPPLPTPISSYEQLPTPHPPSATAVPVWQDRTIASSKLRMLEYSAFMELQRDPDTYSKHLFVHIAQTNPSYTDPLLEAVDIRQIYDKFPEKKGGLKDLYEKGPQNAFFLVKFWADLNSSNVQDGAGSFYGVSSQYSSAENMTITVSTKVCSFGKQVVEKVETEYARVEGGRYIYRIHRSPMCEYMINFIHKLKHLPEKYMMNSVLENFTILQVVTNRDTQETLLCIAFVFEVSTSHHGAQYHVYRLVKD from the exons ATGGACAAGGCCGGAATGGACGGCGATGCGGAGGGCGTCTGGAGCCCTGACATCGAACAGAGTTTCCAGGAGGCTCTGGCCATTTATCCCCCCTGTGGGCGCAGAAAGATCATCCTTTCAGACGAAGGCAAAATGTATG GTCGTAATGAGCTGATAGCAAGATACATAAAACTGCGGACTGGAAAAACCCGGACTCGAAAACAG GTGTCTAGTCACATACAGGTGTTAGCCAGGAAGAAAATGCGGGAATATCAAGCAGGCATTAAG GATCAGGCTTCCAAAGACAAAGCCCTGCAGAACATGGCCGCTCTTTCCTCCGCTCAGATCGTTTCTGCCAGTGTGATGaagagtcagctgcctcctcttCATCAGCACCCCTATCCTCCTCCAGCCCGG TTTTGGCCCAGCCCCATCCCAGGACAGCCTGGACCTTCTCAGGA CATCAAACCCTTTGCACCGAGTCCGTACTCCACCCTTCAGCCTCCACTGCCTACACCCATATCAA GTTATGAGCAGTTACCCACCCCGCACCCCCCGAGCGCCACTGCTGTGCCTGTGTGGCAGGACCGGACCATTGCCTCCTCTAAACTCCGCATGCTGGAGTACTCTGCCTTCATGGAGCTCCAGAGAGACCCTGACACT TACAGCAAGCACCTGTTTGTCCACATCGCCCAGACAAACCCCTCGTACACAGATCCTCTCCTGGAGGCCGTAGACATCCGTCAGATCTACGACAAGTTTCCAGAGAAGAAGGGGGGGCTGAAGGATCTGTATGAGAAAGGCCCTCAGAACGCCTTCTTTCTGGTCAAATTCTGG GCTGATCTGAACAGCAGTAATGTTCAGGATGGTGCAGGCTCGTTCTATGGGGTCAGCAGTCAGTACAGCAGCGCTGAAAACATGACCATCACTGTCTCCACTAAAGTCTGTTCTTTTGGGAAGCAGGTGGTAGAGAAAGTCGAG ACAGAGTATGCGCGTGTGGAGGGCGGGAGGTACATTTACCGGATCCATCGCTCACCCATGTGTGAATACATGATCAACTTCATCCATAAACTCAAACACCTGCCAGAGAAATACATGATGAACAGCGTCCTGGAGAACTTCACTATACTGCAG GTTGtcacaaacagagacacacaagAGACTTTGCTTTGCATTGCGTTCGTGTTTGAGGTGTCTACAAGTCACCACGGAGCACAGTATCACGTTTACAGACTAGTCAAGGACTGA